In Candidatus Methylomirabilota bacterium, one DNA window encodes the following:
- a CDS encoding DUF507 family protein has translation MFALADRIVADLTATESVMIKAADEKAHGHLRTEVFRVLEDESKLEESIDQEVRRSLSTYSRPAPEGSAEWELLYQKTRDEVYRRRFRL, from the coding sequence ATGTTCGCGCTCGCGGACCGCATCGTCGCCGATCTGACCGCCACCGAGAGCGTGATGATCAAGGCCGCCGACGAGAAGGCCCACGGGCACCTGCGCACGGAAGTCTTCCGCGTGCTCGAGGACGAGTCGAAGCTCGAGGAGTCGATCGACCAGGAGGTGCGCCGCTCCCTGAGCACCTACTCGCGGCCCGCGCCCGAAGGCAGCGCGGAGTGGGAGCTGCTCTACCAGAAGACGCGCGACGAGGTGTACCGGCGGAGGTTCCGTCTGTGA
- a CDS encoding HAMP domain-containing sensor histidine kinase: MIALPLVLVAAVAASMALTGQGSDSVLRHLYLLPTVWAALSRGAIGGGLAGALAGLLHAPFALPAVERDGLTSRTLDGLLSLGLPVLAGLLVGRLVEGSRARAARLDAVLAIQRRLDGQEPLESALRDVAEIVRRALRARRVALLVGHDIRTARLASVPTGTLVHEECAAAFTLASGQAVSSADLCADPRVRADEPPGPSPRRGVTRPLTSGAGVVGAIAVEWTGDLPRLARAAADELAVHVGLAVENARLTLRQERFAEELSEKVAAATARLRELDQAKTEFLSVVSHELRTPLTALQGFSELLLRATLPPEKARRCLVYLHTEACTLGRIVGELLDLSRIETGRPLELRPEPVDLDALLERNVELFAAEHRGHRFRWTTSTPGAAVQADPDALDRMMKNLLSNAVKYSPRGGRVDVSACAAPDDPGMVEVAVEDDGVGIPAEQLPRIFDKYVRVPHPETVAARGLGLGLSLVKALAEAHGGRIEVESLPGKGSRFRLLLPGPDGHF; encoded by the coding sequence ATGATCGCCCTGCCGCTGGTCCTGGTGGCGGCGGTGGCGGCCAGCATGGCCCTGACCGGCCAGGGCTCGGACTCGGTGCTCCGCCATCTGTACCTCCTGCCGACGGTATGGGCCGCGCTGAGCCGGGGCGCCATCGGCGGTGGCCTGGCCGGCGCCCTGGCCGGGCTTCTGCACGCGCCGTTCGCGCTGCCGGCGGTCGAGCGCGACGGCCTGACGTCCCGGACCCTCGACGGCCTGCTGTCGCTCGGCCTGCCCGTGCTCGCCGGGTTGCTCGTCGGCCGGCTCGTGGAGGGCTCGCGCGCCCGGGCGGCCCGACTCGACGCCGTCCTGGCGATCCAGCGCCGCCTCGACGGGCAGGAGCCGCTGGAGAGCGCGCTGCGCGACGTCGCGGAGATCGTGCGCCGCGCCCTGCGCGCCCGCCGCGTCGCCCTGCTCGTCGGCCACGACATCCGGACCGCGCGGCTGGCCAGCGTGCCGACCGGGACGCTCGTGCACGAGGAGTGCGCCGCGGCCTTCACGCTGGCCAGCGGCCAGGCGGTCTCGAGCGCGGACCTGTGCGCCGACCCTCGCGTCCGCGCCGATGAGCCGCCGGGGCCGAGTCCGCGGCGCGGGGTCACGCGGCCCCTCACGTCGGGAGCCGGCGTCGTCGGCGCGATCGCGGTCGAGTGGACCGGCGATCTGCCACGCCTCGCGCGGGCCGCCGCCGATGAGCTGGCCGTGCACGTGGGGCTCGCGGTGGAGAACGCGCGGCTCACGCTGCGTCAGGAGCGGTTTGCCGAGGAGCTGTCGGAGAAGGTGGCCGCCGCGACGGCGCGCCTGCGCGAGCTGGATCAGGCCAAGACCGAGTTCCTCTCGGTGGTCTCGCACGAGCTGCGCACGCCGCTGACCGCGCTGCAGGGCTTCAGCGAGCTGCTCCTTCGCGCCACGCTGCCGCCGGAGAAAGCCCGCCGCTGCCTGGTGTATCTCCACACCGAGGCGTGCACCCTCGGGCGCATCGTGGGCGAGCTGCTCGATCTCTCCCGCATCGAGACGGGACGGCCGCTGGAGCTGCGGCCCGAGCCGGTCGATCTCGACGCGCTGCTGGAGCGCAATGTCGAGCTGTTCGCGGCCGAGCACCGCGGCCACCGCTTCCGCTGGACCACCAGCACGCCCGGCGCGGCCGTCCAGGCGGATCCCGACGCGCTGGATCGAATGATGAAGAACCTCCTGTCCAATGCGGTGAAGTACTCGCCACGGGGCGGCCGCGTCGACGTATCGGCGTGTGCGGCGCCGGACGACCCGGGGATGGTCGAGGTGGCGGTGGAGGACGACGGCGTCGGTATCCCGGCCGAGCAGCTGCCCCGCATCTTCGACAAGTACGTGCGGGTGCCCCATCCCGAGACGGTGGCGGCCCGGGGTCTGGGGCTCGGGCTGAGCCTCGTGAAGGCCCTGGCCGAGGCTCACGGCGGCCGCATCGAAGTGGAGAGCCTGCCCGGCAAAGGGTCCCGATTCCGTCTGCTTCTCCCGGGTCCTGACGGCCACTTTTGA
- a CDS encoding CPBP family glutamic-type intramembrane protease, which produces MLLLSARFEPAEGVRRRPPLSPCFQVAIAAVWMAALGLALEVLRPNWAGVGHGLATGAVHAGLIAIGWLVATAATPGWRGPVLRLATAAILAAIAARVTAWGPLAFLLVPAVLIHETRGLPSMRAIGLNGARPIQLVTGLAAGGFLGLHLLLTASLTFGYRVHASAAAYAGALAYDVGANVLSAEWLFRGALFTACWRRSSFWPAALATTSLSVVRYLLDPALPPAAEARAGAIFYLGLVGLVACALRAWSGSLLPGYLTGLAFFAAYRTLTP; this is translated from the coding sequence TTCCAGGTGGCGATCGCCGCGGTGTGGATGGCGGCCCTCGGCCTGGCCCTCGAGGTGCTGCGGCCGAACTGGGCCGGGGTCGGCCATGGCCTCGCCACCGGAGCGGTTCACGCGGGCTTGATCGCGATCGGCTGGCTCGTGGCGACGGCCGCGACACCGGGGTGGCGCGGACCGGTGCTACGGCTTGCGACCGCGGCCATCCTGGCGGCGATCGCCGCCCGCGTGACCGCGTGGGGCCCGCTCGCCTTCCTGCTGGTTCCCGCGGTGTTGATTCACGAGACGCGTGGACTGCCGTCGATGCGGGCGATCGGGCTGAACGGGGCTCGGCCCATTCAACTGGTGACCGGACTGGCCGCCGGAGGATTTCTGGGGCTGCACTTGCTGCTCACGGCCTCGCTCACCTTCGGCTATCGCGTCCACGCCAGTGCCGCCGCGTACGCGGGTGCGTTGGCCTATGACGTCGGCGCCAACGTCCTGTCGGCGGAGTGGCTCTTCCGGGGTGCGCTCTTCACCGCGTGCTGGCGCCGGAGCAGCTTCTGGCCCGCCGCCCTCGCCACGACGAGCCTTTCCGTCGTGCGATATCTCCTCGACCCGGCGCTGCCACCCGCGGCCGAAGCGCGGGCCGGCGCCATCTTCTATCTCGGGCTGGTGGGGCTGGTCGCCTGCGCCCTGCGCGCGTGGAGTGGCAGCCTGCTGCCCGGGTACCTGACCGGCCTCGCGTTCTTCGCCGCGTACCGGACGCTCACGCCATGA
- a CDS encoding glycosyltransferase family 2 protein has protein sequence MGRELDLSVVIPVYDEEGSLPPLWSEIREVLEPTGLRYEVIFVDDGSRDRSADIVRGFREQDQRVRLVRLKVNAGETAATDAGLKAALGRHVVVMDADLQNDPRDIPAMLAQLGRWDAVTGYRVDRAAGDSWIRRISSRIANRVRNRLSDEAVQDSGCTFRAFRRECLRELVLYHGFHRFVPTLLTMQGFRVLEMPVNHRPRRFGRSKYGIGNRAARAFVDLLVVRWMKDRRLRYEIVEDVGGEPTTAR, from the coding sequence GTGGGCCGCGAGCTCGATCTGTCGGTCGTCATTCCGGTCTACGACGAAGAGGGCAGCCTCCCGCCGCTGTGGTCGGAGATCCGCGAGGTCCTCGAGCCGACCGGCCTGCGCTACGAGGTGATCTTCGTCGACGACGGCAGCCGCGACCGGAGCGCCGACATCGTCCGCGGGTTCCGCGAGCAGGACCAGCGGGTGAGGCTCGTGCGCCTGAAAGTGAACGCGGGGGAGACCGCCGCCACCGACGCGGGCCTGAAGGCGGCGCTCGGCCGCCACGTGGTGGTGATGGACGCCGACCTCCAGAACGACCCGCGCGATATCCCGGCGATGCTCGCCCAGCTCGGCCGGTGGGACGCGGTGACCGGCTATCGAGTGGACCGGGCGGCGGGCGATTCGTGGATTCGGCGGATCTCCTCGCGCATCGCCAATCGGGTGCGCAACCGCCTCAGCGACGAGGCCGTGCAGGACAGCGGCTGCACCTTCCGCGCGTTCCGGCGAGAGTGCCTGCGCGAGCTGGTTCTCTACCACGGGTTCCACCGATTCGTCCCGACGCTCCTGACGATGCAGGGCTTCCGGGTGCTCGAGATGCCGGTGAATCACCGGCCCCGGCGCTTCGGGCGGTCCAAGTACGGTATCGGCAACCGGGCCGCGCGCGCGTTCGTGGATCTGCTGGTGGTGCGCTGGATGAAGGACCGGCGGCTGCGCTACGAGATCGTCGAGGACGTGGGCGGCGAACCGACCACCGCGCGATGA
- a CDS encoding DUF507 family protein, translated as MAEAVVKRLVGRKLADVRDEARARDVVRRILVENFQAEEKIDADARALLMDNAKLIRDSASDYKRLFTLVKAKLAKERGFVL; from the coding sequence ATGGCGGAGGCCGTGGTCAAGCGGCTGGTCGGGCGCAAGCTTGCCGACGTCCGGGACGAGGCGCGGGCGCGAGACGTGGTCCGCCGGATCCTCGTGGAGAACTTCCAGGCCGAAGAGAAGATCGACGCCGACGCCCGGGCCCTCCTGATGGACAACGCCAAGCTCATCCGCGACTCGGCCTCGGACTACAAGCGCCTCTTCACGCTGGTGAAGGCCAAGCTCGCCAAGGAGCGGGGGTTCGTGCTGTGA
- a CDS encoding UbiX family flavin prenyltransferase, with protein sequence MKRLVVGISGASGAIYGIRFLELLRGIPDVEAHLVISDAGRRTIVEETDYAVDDVEALAPRRYRNRDIGAAIASGSFRTDGMVIVPCSIKSAAAVAHCAADTLIARAADVTLKEGRRLILVVRESPLHLGHLRVLTALAEMGAVVLPPMPAFYHRPKQIDDLVVHTLARVLDRLGLPHTLAPEWQGGAPRVSPPPA encoded by the coding sequence GTGAAGCGCCTGGTGGTCGGGATCAGCGGGGCCTCCGGCGCCATCTACGGCATCCGCTTCCTGGAGCTGCTGCGTGGGATCCCCGACGTCGAGGCGCACCTCGTCATATCGGACGCCGGACGCCGGACCATCGTCGAGGAGACGGACTACGCGGTCGACGACGTCGAGGCGCTCGCGCCTCGCCGGTATCGCAACCGCGATATCGGGGCCGCCATCGCCTCGGGCTCGTTCAGGACCGACGGCATGGTCATCGTGCCCTGCAGCATCAAGTCGGCCGCCGCGGTCGCCCACTGCGCCGCGGATACCCTCATCGCGCGCGCCGCGGACGTGACGCTCAAGGAAGGGCGGCGGCTCATCCTGGTCGTGCGCGAGAGCCCGCTACACCTCGGCCACCTGCGCGTGCTGACCGCGCTGGCCGAGATGGGCGCGGTGGTGCTGCCGCCGATGCCCGCCTTCTATCACCGCCCCAAGCAGATCGACGATCTCGTCGTGCACACCCTGGCCCGCGTCCTCGACCGTCTCGGCCTGCCCCATACGCTGGCGCCCGAATGGCAAGGCGGCGCGCCGCGCGTCTCGCCGCCGCCGGCGTGA
- a CDS encoding Gfo/Idh/MocA family oxidoreductase yields the protein MKILLVGLGRWGEKHLRVLGELGVERWVADVDPDRRALAIGAGVAPACVVDDFRRALPQVDAVDIVTPAESHLAIAADCLGAERDCFIEKPLTLTVPEGERLAALAAATTRVVQVGHIFRFHPVTVALRERLAAGALGRVRYCAGRFAGFKRPRTDVGVTQADAIHYFDLFAYLLDRDATAVTATLRDHLGRGLDDCSFTTVEYGDVPAHIEAGYFAPGTHRECVIAGERATLDADFGSGQVRVLANRHLETPTGWQAAEGAVESFKAAGPEPLRRQLELFLDAVARRGPAVVDVQAGLAAMRVVEAAQRSSLLGRRVSLSPRLR from the coding sequence ATGAAGATCCTGCTGGTCGGCCTGGGCCGCTGGGGCGAGAAGCATCTGCGCGTGCTGGGCGAGCTGGGCGTCGAGCGGTGGGTGGCCGACGTCGACCCCGACCGGCGCGCCTTGGCGATCGGCGCCGGCGTGGCGCCCGCCTGCGTGGTGGACGACTTCCGCCGGGCGCTGCCCCAGGTCGACGCGGTCGACATCGTCACGCCCGCCGAGAGCCATCTGGCCATCGCGGCGGACTGCCTGGGCGCCGAGCGCGATTGCTTCATCGAGAAGCCGCTCACCCTGACCGTCCCCGAGGGCGAGCGGCTCGCCGCGCTCGCCGCGGCGACGACCCGCGTGGTGCAGGTGGGCCACATCTTCCGGTTTCATCCGGTGACGGTCGCGCTGCGCGAGCGGCTGGCCGCCGGCGCGCTCGGCCGCGTGCGGTACTGCGCGGGACGGTTCGCCGGCTTCAAGCGCCCGCGGACCGACGTGGGGGTGACCCAGGCCGACGCGATCCACTACTTCGATCTCTTCGCGTACCTGCTCGATCGCGACGCGACCGCGGTGACCGCCACCCTGCGCGACCATCTCGGCCGGGGCCTCGACGATTGCTCGTTCACCACGGTGGAATACGGCGACGTGCCCGCGCACATCGAGGCCGGCTACTTCGCACCCGGCACGCATCGCGAGTGCGTGATCGCGGGCGAGCGCGCGACGCTGGACGCCGATTTCGGCAGCGGGCAGGTGCGCGTGCTCGCCAACCGCCACCTCGAGACGCCGACCGGCTGGCAGGCCGCGGAGGGCGCGGTCGAGTCGTTCAAGGCCGCGGGCCCCGAGCCGCTACGCCGGCAGCTCGAGCTCTTCCTCGATGCGGTGGCTCGGCGCGGCCCCGCCGTCGTCGACGTGCAGGCGGGCCTGGCCGCGATGCGCGTGGTGGAGGCAGCGCAGCGCTCGTCGTTGCTGGGTCGGCGCGTATCCCTCAGCCCGCGGCTGAGGTAG